TCGTAACTTACCTTACATCGCGAGAGTGATTCCGCTAGAAGATTAATATTGTCTCTATAGCTTAGGTCGGGTTTTGATGCTTATTGGCGTTAAACTGATTATTGAGCTAGAAGCGCAATCGATACTAATGACTCTCGCTATTGCGGGAGTTTTTTTTACTTAATACAGAGTGATTGGAATAACCATGGCAAATACAGAAGCCGCCTTAGTTATCGACTCCTTAAAAAAAACCTATAAAGGCGGAGTTGAGGCAGTAAAGGGCATAAGCTTAACAGTGAATAAGGGCGATTTTTTTGCGCTACTTGGGCCTAACGGAGCAGGTAAATCAACGACGATTGGTATTATTAGTTCTTTGGTGCAAAAGAGTTCGGGAAAAGTGTCTGTATTTGGACATGATATTGATAACGAGCTTGAACTCGCCAAACTCAGTATTGGCCTAGTGCCTCAAGAGTTTAATTTTAATCAGTTTGAAACGGTACAGCAAATTGTTGTCAATCAAGCGGGTTACTACGGCGTTAAGAAAGAGGTGGCACTAGAACGTGCTGAAAAACACCTTAGTCAACTTGACCTGTGGGAAAAACGCAACAGTCCAGCGCGTGAACTCTCTGGCGGCATGAAGCGCCGTTTGATGATCGCGCGCGCGTTAATGCATGAGCCACAATTGTTGATTTTAGATGAACCAACAGCGGGTGTAGATATTGAATTGCGTCGCTCTATGTGGACCTTTCTCACCGAGCTAAATGAGCAGGGCGTGACGATTATTCTCACCACTCATTATTTAGAAGAAGCCGAAATGCTTTGCCGCAATATCGGTATTATCGACAAAGGTGTGCTGGTGGAATGCACGAGCATGAAGTCGTTGCTTAGCCGTTTGAATATGGAAACGTTTATTCTTGATTTGGGTTGTGACTTGAATGAAAATCCCGCGCTTGAGCAGACGGTGTGTCGCTTAACAGATCCACATACCTTAGAGGTTGATGTGGCAAAAGAGCAGAGTCTTAATGATGTTTTTGTACAGTTGAGTGCGCTTAATATTCAAGTGCTGTCGATGCGTAATAAGGCCAATCGCTTAGAAGAACTGTTCGTTGAGTTAGTCGAAAAAGGTAAAGTGTCTGGGGGCGGAAAATGAATATGAGAGCGCTGTATTTTACAGCTTTTAAAAGTATCTTAACCAAAGAGATAAACCGTTTTACCCGTATTTGGATCCAAACTTTGGTGCCTCCGGCGATCAGTATGACCCTGTATTTCCTGATATTTGGTAACTTAGTGGGTAAACGCATTGGTGAGATGGGCGGTGTCTCTTATATGGAGTTTATCGCGCCAGGTTTAATCATGATGGCAGTGATTACCAGCTCTTATTCTAATGTGGCATCCTCCTTTTTTAGCGCTAAATTTCAGCGTAACTTGGAGGAGCTTATCGTTGCACCTGTGCCGCACTATGTCATTATCGCAGGCTATGTTGGCGGCGGTGTTGTCCGTGGCTTGTTTGTGGGCGCTATCGTGACGTTAGTGGCGATGTTCTTTGTCGATATCACCATACAGCATGCTGGATTGGTGGCGATTACGGTGTTCTTAACGGCAGTTTTATTTGCCTTAGGTGGACTCATTAATGCCATTTTTGCAAAAAGTTACGATGATATCAGTATTGTTCCTACCTTTGTTTTGACCCCATTGACCTATCTCGGTGGCGTGTTTTATTCGCTATCGTTACTGCCCGATTTTTGGCAAGCGGTATCGGCATTAAACCCTGTGGTATATATGATTAACGTATTCCGTTTTGGGTTCTTAGGCTATGCCGACATCAGTGTTCCTTTGTCAGTTGCAGTCATGGTTGGCTTCTGTGTCGGGTTATGGAGTTTAGCTTACTACCTTATCTCGCGCGGAATAGGCTTGAGAAGCTAATAGAGAGTGTAATGACTTTAAAAGCCAACAATTAAATTGTTGGCTTTTTTATTGGTTTATTTTTGTGTTCGACTAAGCGCTAACTCTGCTCGATAAATTCGACGATATCGAATCAATACGCAATGGTATTGAGTGTATAACGATACGAGTGTGTCGCTATCCGTTTCGATATAGTTGGCTTTTTTATGGGTTTATTTTTGTGTACGACTATGCGCTAACTCTGCTCGATAAATTCGACGATATCGAATCAATACGCAATGGTATTGAGTGTATAACGACACGACTGCGTCGCTATCCGTTTCGATATAGTTGGCTTTTTTATGGGTTTATTTTTGTGTACGACTAAGCGCTAACTCTGCTCGATAAATTCGACGATATCGAATCAATACGCAATGGTATTGAGTGTATAGCGACACGAGTGCGTCGCTATCCGTTTCGATATAGTTGGCTTTTTTATGGGTTTATTTTTGTGTACGACTAAGCGCTAACTCTGCTCGATAAATCCGACGATATCGAATCAATACGCAATGGTATTGAGTGTAAAACGATACGAGTGCGTCGCTATCCGTTTCGATATAGTTGGCTTTTTTATGGGTTTATTTTTGTGTACGACTATGCGCTAACTCTGCTCGATAAATTCGACGATATCGAATAACTGCGCAATGGTATTGAGATTTAGTTTACTGGTACAGCAATGACCGTTAAGACTAGCGTATTGCTGAACAGACTGACGCAGTTCTGCTAGTGTCAGTTGCGGAGAAGCCAAGTGGATCTTGATGGGGCTGTCCTCGGCAATCAGATAGCTGTTACCGCTATAATCGACAATAAAGCTCCCTGTTAACACACCAAGCATGCCTGTTTGTTCTAGCCAGTCATGCATTGTTTCAAGTCGTAGCAGTTCACTGCTGTTTTGTTGTCGTAGTACGATAGGCCAGTTAACTTGCGCTAATGTGATTGTCATTAGTGTTCCTGTTTTAGAAGCCAAGAGTATTGTGTTTGGCAGGCGTAATCGTCATAAGCTTTTATTTTATCTTTGATGCTATCAGCGACGCCAAAAGCGTAACCTTTAATATAAACCAACACATAAAAGGCGCGTTGATGACCGTTATCATAAGGTTTTAGCAGTGTATTTAAGCGCATATTTAAACTTATATTATCAATCTTATGACCAGCATTCATTGCCAATTTTGAGCAGATTAACAGTTCGGTAATCTCTCGTTGTTGAAGTACTTTATTTGCCGTGGCAACAAAACCATGCATCCCGATTCCACCGCGACTAGCGATAACCTTTTGTAAGGTGATGTAGGCGAGACTAGCCCCCAATAACAGTCCAAATATGAATAGGGCGATATAACTGAGTTTGCGCATGGTGTTACCGAGTGTTTGCTACTGGACTCATAGAATATTACCCTAGCGTTGTTCAAAATATGCTGTTGATATCTATTTTGTGGCGTTTATCTGCAAGCAATATTGGTTTATACCCCAGCCGTTACTGTGACTCTGTGGTTTCTTGGGTAATTTGTTCTTTACGATCATCCAGAAGAATAATTGTGGTGGTATTATTGGTGATGAGGTTGTCGAAGTGCAAATTCATCTTTTGAATTGATTCGGCATATTCCGGATCGGTGCTTTCCTTTTTCTGCCAATATCGATTACGTTCTAGCTTTTGTAACTCGCTGGCTCTTAATATTTCAAAATAGCTATTCTCTTGCTTCAAGCGATACATTTCACTCTCTAATAGCTGCAGTAAACGCTCTTTTGAAATGGTTTCTTTCTGTAATAACACTTGCAGAGGGTCGAGTGTGCTGAGGCGTTTGTCTGAATCCGTTTCAGTGGTGATACCCAGTACATACTCTATTTTATGTTGACGAAACTCTTTTGGACAGGAGTGCTGACTAAAGACAATCTTGTCATCTTTAATGCATTTAAAAATACTGTTTGCTTCAACGTATCCGCTAAGTATTAAGCAAATTATTGAGAATATAACTTTCGCCATTGGGCTAAATATCCTTTTCGACTCAATGATTATTAATCACTATAAGCGTGTGTTTCAGTCTCTAGGCTACAACACTTATTATGTATAAATGATTACTGGATGACCAATATACTATGGCTTAACTCAGACCATAACACCAGTTTTTTGACACTCGACTGATATGAATCAATGTGCAGTGGCAAGCGCACTGCTGATAGGGGGCGTGAGTTATTGAGTCACTAATGTTCAAAGTATTGACGCGTTATTCCCCCGTAATCAGTCTCTTTGGATTCAGCTCAGCTTCGCCCACTTCTTGCATCTGACTTCCTGCTTTCAATTGACGGTATATGTCGCGCGATGGGGCTTAAAATCTGAGATAGTCATGCTTGAATCAGTTGTTGATAAATCGATGGGAACATTTTTAATGGGAGGGAGTATTAAATGGCTCAGAGCAGGTGCTTTGAGCCAAATATAGTCAAGATAGGAGTGCAGCGTCTAATTAATCTGCAGCACTAGGTTATCGATTAATCGCGTTTCGCCCATATAAGCGGCGACCAAAATAACCAATTCATTGTCGTTACTCAGCGCTTTGTTGAAGGATTTAGCATGACGAATATCGAGGTAGTCGTTTCTAAAGCCTGCTGAGGCAATAACTTGCTGCGCAGCTTTTATAACCTCATCAATCTGCTTGCCTAAGCAAAGCTCATTCGCCATCTTGTCTAAGGTTTGCTTGAGTACCGCCGCTTGCTGCTTTTGTGCTGACGTTAAGTAGCCATTACGCGAACTCATCGCAAGGCCTGAGGCTTCACGTATGGTTTCTACGCCTACAATCTCAATCGGCATAGACAGGTCTTCGACCATGGTTTTTATCACGAGCAGTTGCTGAAAGTCTTTTTGCCCAAAAACGGCAATATCGGGTTGAACGATATTAAACAGCTTACACACAATGGTTGCTACACCGCGAAAGTGACCTGGGCGACTTTCGCCGCACAATTGATCAGAGATTAACGGTACTTCAACAAAAGTCTGAACGTCCATTCCCTTAGGATAGATGATGGCTGGCGTTGGCGTGAACAGCAGCTCTGCACCCGCCGCAATCAAGGCCTTTTGATCATCTATTAAGGTTTTTGGATACGCGTCTAAATCTTCGTTTTGGCCAAATTGCATTGGATTGACAAAGATAGAAGCGATCACATGATCTGCGCGTGATCTCGCTTCTTTAACTAAGGTAATATGCCCAAGGTGCAAGTTGCCCATTGTCGGGACAAAGGCAACCGTTTCGCCTTTGATACGCCATGCGCGGACTTGCTCGCGAATAACGCTAATCGATTCTGTGGTGATCATGATACTCGTGCTCTAACACTGACAAATATGAATACTGAAATAAGCTGATAGTCGAACCACTTAGCTAAAAGTATGTTCTTCAGCTGGAAAAACACCTTGTGCGACTTCGTCAATATAAGCACGAACAGCGCTGCGGATCTCGCCAGTTTGCTTTAGATAGTTTTTCGAAAAACGTGGAATGTAACCACTTGAAATGCCTAAGACATCATGCATAACTAAGATTTGACCGTCAGTATCTGCGCCTGCACCGATGCCGATAACGGGAATAGTTAATGCGTTAGTAATGGCTTTAGCTAACGGCGCGGGAATACACTCAACAACGAGGAGTTGTGCCCCTGCTGCTTCAATCGCTTTGGCTTCATCAAGAATACGCTGCGCATTATCGGCATCACGACCTTGAATTTTAAAGCCACCAAATACATGTACTGATTGCGGCGTTAAGCCTAAGTGGCCACATACAGGAATGCCGCGTTCGGTTAGCATCTTGACACTTTCGAGTAGCCAGTGGCCACCTTCAACTTTTACCATATTGGCGCCAGCTTGCATAAGCGTCGTCGCGTTAATCATGGTCTGTTCAGGTGTCGCGTAACTCATAAAGGGCATATCGGCAATAAGCAATGCACGTTCAACGCCACGACGAACACAGCGAGTATGGTAGGCAATATCGTCAACCGTAACCGGGAGTGTGTCGTTATGTCCTTGGAGTACCATTCCCATTGAATCACCGACTAATAGTACGTCAACACCTTCGCTATCGAATGCGTTCGCAAAACTGGCGTCATAAGCCGTTAATGCAGTGAATTTTTTGCCTTCACTCTTGAAGGTTCTCAGTGTGGAACTCGTAATTTTGGACATAGTGGTAATTTTAAAACCTAATTTGTTGAGTTGTTATATGCCAAGTTGGGCTGAACTTCAATGATCTCGGAATCAAACTTCTGTACT
This window of the Shewanella sp. Choline-02u-19 genome carries:
- a CDS encoding DUF4144 family protein, yielding MTITLAQVNWPIVLRQQNSSELLRLETMHDWLEQTGMLGVLTGSFIVDYSGNSYLIAEDSPIKIHLASPQLTLAELRQSVQQYASLNGHCCTSKLNLNTIAQLFDIVEFIEQS
- the panC gene encoding pantoate--beta-alanine ligase, whose translation is MITTESISVIREQVRAWRIKGETVAFVPTMGNLHLGHITLVKEARSRADHVIASIFVNPMQFGQNEDLDAYPKTLIDDQKALIAAGAELLFTPTPAIIYPKGMDVQTFVEVPLISDQLCGESRPGHFRGVATIVCKLFNIVQPDIAVFGQKDFQQLLVIKTMVEDLSMPIEIVGVETIREASGLAMSSRNGYLTSAQKQQAAVLKQTLDKMANELCLGKQIDEVIKAAQQVIASAGFRNDYLDIRHAKSFNKALSNDNELVILVAAYMGETRLIDNLVLQIN
- the panB gene encoding 3-methyl-2-oxobutanoate hydroxymethyltransferase, with the translated sequence MSKITSSTLRTFKSEGKKFTALTAYDASFANAFDSEGVDVLLVGDSMGMVLQGHNDTLPVTVDDIAYHTRCVRRGVERALLIADMPFMSYATPEQTMINATTLMQAGANMVKVEGGHWLLESVKMLTERGIPVCGHLGLTPQSVHVFGGFKIQGRDADNAQRILDEAKAIEAAGAQLLVVECIPAPLAKAITNALTIPVIGIGAGADTDGQILVMHDVLGISSGYIPRFSKNYLKQTGEIRSAVRAYIDEVAQGVFPAEEHTFS
- a CDS encoding ABC transporter ATP-binding protein — encoded protein: MANTEAALVIDSLKKTYKGGVEAVKGISLTVNKGDFFALLGPNGAGKSTTIGIISSLVQKSSGKVSVFGHDIDNELELAKLSIGLVPQEFNFNQFETVQQIVVNQAGYYGVKKEVALERAEKHLSQLDLWEKRNSPARELSGGMKRRLMIARALMHEPQLLILDEPTAGVDIELRRSMWTFLTELNEQGVTIILTTHYLEEAEMLCRNIGIIDKGVLVECTSMKSLLSRLNMETFILDLGCDLNENPALEQTVCRLTDPHTLEVDVAKEQSLNDVFVQLSALNIQVLSMRNKANRLEELFVELVEKGKVSGGGK
- a CDS encoding ABC transporter permease — its product is MRALYFTAFKSILTKEINRFTRIWIQTLVPPAISMTLYFLIFGNLVGKRIGEMGGVSYMEFIAPGLIMMAVITSSYSNVASSFFSAKFQRNLEELIVAPVPHYVIIAGYVGGGVVRGLFVGAIVTLVAMFFVDITIQHAGLVAITVFLTAVLFALGGLINAIFAKSYDDISIVPTFVLTPLTYLGGVFYSLSLLPDFWQAVSALNPVVYMINVFRFGFLGYADISVPLSVAVMVGFCVGLWSLAYYLISRGIGLRS